The Spirochaetales bacterium genomic sequence CATATCGTCGATGCGAGCCATTGGGCAGGCCGGTAGCTATCCGCTATAGGCAAACGGCGGATCTTGTGATATAACCATGAAAACGAGGTCAAAGAAAAGGAGTTATCCCATGAATAAGATAAAACTGGGGCCCCTCGCTCGGCTGTTTCCAATGCCCGCCGTGCTGGTCGGGGGAAAAAACGCCGGGGGCGGTATCAGTTTCGCCGCGATCGCGTGGGCGGGCATCGTCAATTCTGAACCGCCGATGCTCGGTGTGGGCATAAGAAAATCCCGTTATACCCACTCGCTGATCACGGAAACGGGTGAGTTTTCGGTGAATGTTCCGTCCGCACAACAGGCAGTTGAAACCGATTTCTGCGGAATCGTGTCGGGAAAAGAATACGACAAGGCCGGGGTGTGCGGATTCACCCTTTTTTACGGCAATCTCAGGTACGCACCGCTTATATCGGAATGTCCCATGAACATCGAATGCACCGTCCATAAAACGATAGAACTTCCCTCGCACGATCTGTT encodes the following:
- a CDS encoding flavin reductase family protein; the encoded protein is MNKIKLGPLARLFPMPAVLVGGKNAGGGISFAAIAWAGIVNSEPPMLGVGIRKSRYTHSLITETGEFSVNVPSAQQAVETDFCGIVSGKEYDKAGVCGFTLFYGNLRYAPLISECPMNIECTVHKTIELPSHDLFIGRISEIHLDENLKGEGPGNTIDIEPLVFMGSRYATTHGDYGKPFSIGTKLKKG